The following is a genomic window from Flavobacteriales bacterium.
TTTCGGCGCACCGTGGTTGGACATCACGCGCCAGGACTGGCGGGTCGTTCATGAGGAGACCTATGCGGACAAGGCAACGGCCTACCAGAGGGAGCGGGAGGTGAAGGGATGGAAGAAACGGTCCCGGATCGAGGGGCTTATCGGCGCAGCCCGGTAGCGCATCCCGCTTTGGGCGGGATGGTCGCTGGTTCGAATCCAGTCACCCCGACTGGTCATGGGAGGAGCCGCCGATCCGGCGGCCCTCTTCATTGGCGGTCCATGGGTGCCACATTCTACATGCTGTACTCTGCTCAATTGGATCGGTTCTACATCGGGCACACGACCGAAAGGATGGATGAGCGACTGCGCAAGCACCTTTCGGCGCACCGTGGTTGGACATCACGCGCCAAGGACTGGCGGGTCGTTCATGAGGAGACCTATGCGGACAAGGCAACGGCCTACCAGAGGGAGCGGGAGGTGAAGGGATGGAAGAAACGGTCCCGGATCGAGGGGCTTATCGGCGCAGCCCGGTAGCGCATCCCGCCCTGAGGGCGGGATGGTCGCTGGTCCGGATCCAGTCACCCCGACTGGTCATGGGAGGGCCGCCGATCCGGCGGCCCTCTTCATTGGCGGTCCATGGGTGCCACATTCTACATGCTGTACTCTGCTCAATTGGATCGGTTCTACATCGGGCACACGACCGAAAGGATGGATGAGCGACTGCGCAAGCACCTTTCGGCGCACCGTGGTTGGACATCACGCGCCAAGGACTGGCGGGTCGTTCATGAGGAGACCTATGCGGACAAGGCAACGGCCTACCAGAGGGAGCGGGAGGTGAAGGGATGGAAGAAACGGTTCCGGATCGAGGGGCTTATCGGCGCAGCCCGGTAGCGCATCCCGCCCTGAGGGCGGGATGGTCGCTGGTCCGGATCCAGTCACCCCGACCGGTCATGGGAGGGCCGCCGATCCGGCGGCCCTCTTCCTGGGTGGCCGATGAGCGCTACGTTCCACCTCCTTCTTTCTGCACGACGCGCGACAGGAACAGTCCTGCTTCAGGTGGTCGATCGGTCCGAACGATGAACGGCTGTGGCGGCATCCGGCGCTAGCGCGGCCGGATGACACCGAACCGTTGGTCACGGGACGTTCAATGCAGCGTTGAATGGCGATATGCAGGCGGACCGCGGTACTTTCGCAACCCCGACCCATCATGTCCGATCGCCACCATCTGGTCGTTCCCGGCCTGGCCCTTCTGCTGTCGCACTGCACACCACAAGCCGGGCAGCGCGGCGGGGGCGAAGAACAGGGGAACGATGCTCAGAGCCGCACTACCGCCATGGACAGCCACAGCGCTGCGCGCCCCCAGGAGGCCGTCATCACCCACCTGCAACTTGACATCGCAGTGGACATGCAGGCGCACCGGATCACGGGCACGGCGAGCTATGCACTTGCGCCCGGCCACGGTGCTCGCGTGGTGATGGACACCGATGGCCTGCGGATCGATTCTGTCACCGATGGAGGCGGACGTTCGCTGCCCTACGAATTGGGTGAAGCAGGCCCGTTCGGCGCCGCGCTCGAGGTGGAGCTGGCGGACCAGGTGGATACCATCCGCATCGCCTACACCACCGGCCCTGGGGCGCGAGCGCTACAGTGGCTCAGCCCCGGGCAGACCAAGGGCGGACGGCATCCCTACCTCTTCACCCAAGGACAAGCGATCCTCACCCGCAGCTGGATCCCCATCCAGGACAGTCCGGGCATCCGCTTCACCTATGAGGCCGACGTGCGCGTTCCGCGCGAGCTGATGGCCGTGATGAGCGCGGCCAACCCCCAGCATCGTTCAGCGGACGGTACCTACCACTTCCGCATGGACCAGCCCATTCCGGCTTACCTCATGGCCCTTGCGGTGGGAGACATCGCCTTTAAGCCGATCGGCGCGCGCACCGGCATCTACGCAGAGCCGGAACTGGTGGAGAAGGCCGCCTGGGAGTTCGCCGACATGGAGGAGATGGTGGAGGCCGCCGAGGCCCTCTACGGTCCTTACCGCTGGGAGCGCTACGACGTGCTGGTGCTTCCTCCGAGCTTCCCCTTCGGCGGCATGGAGAACCCGCGGCTCACCTTCGCCACCCCCACGATCCTGTCCGGCGACCGGTCCCTCACCGCCCTCATCGCCCACGAACTGGCGCACAGCTGGAGCGGGAACCTGGTGACCAACGCCACATGGAACGACTTCTGGCTGAACGAAGGCTTCACGGTCTACTTCGAGAAGCGGATCTGCGAGCGGCTCTACGGCCCCGAGTACGCCGGTATGCTGGCCCTGCTGGGCTATCAGGACCTTCAGCATGCCGTGTCGCGCTTCACGGGCGAGGGCGCCGAACAGGACACCCGGTTGAAGCTCGATCTGGCCGGCCGTGATCCCGACGACGGGGTCTCCGACATCGCCTATGAGAAAGGGTACGCCTTCCTGCGCCGGCTCGAGGAAGAGGTGGGCCGTGAGCGCTTCGATGCCTTCTTGCGCGCCTATTTCGATCGCTTCGCCTTCAAGGCCATCACCACCGAGGAGTTTCTGGCCCACTTGGACGAACACTTGGTGCGACCTCTGAACGTGCAGGTCGACATCAACGAGTGGGTCTACGGAACGGGCATGCCCAAGGACCTGGTGGTGCCGGTGAGCGACCGGTTCCTGAAGGTGGAGGTGGAGATCGAGCGGTGGCGGACCGGCACCTTGGCCAAGGACCTGCGGACCACGGGCTGGAGCACCTTCGAGTGGATGCACTTCGTGCGGCACTTGCCGGACAGCCTGAGCGGCGACCGCATGGCCGATCTGGATGCGGCCTTCGGTTTTACGCGCTCGGGCAATGCGGGAGTGGTGGCGGCCTGGCTGGAGCAATGTGTCCGCAACGACTATCCGCCAGCGTACGAACGACTGGATGCCTTCCTCACCGAAGTGGGGCGCAGGAAGTTCGTGCAGCCCCTCTTTGAGGCCCTGCAGACCAGTGAGAAGGGCCGTGGGATGGCGCGGAACATCTACCAGCGGGCGCGCCCCAACTACCATTCGGTGACGGTGCGCACGATCGATGAGCTGTTGGACTGGACGCCGATGAGCGATCCGGTGACCTTGTGATCAGCCGAAGCAACGGCGCAGCACCACCGGGTCCAGCGCATGGCCGCCGGGAAAGAGGTGGCGCTCCACGGCAATGCCTGCCAAGGCCAGGCGTTCCGCGTTCTGTTCCCACTGCGCCCGTGGCACCAGTGCGTCCTGCTCACCATGTACGAGGTCCACGCGGCAGCCGTGGAATGCCGCAGCCAGGTCGTGTGGCTGCATTTCAGGCGGCAGGCTTCCCCCCCAGAGCACGGCCTGTGCCGGACGCGCTCGACCTCGGGCAAGCCAGCGGGCCACGGTGGCCACGCCTTGGGAATAGCCCAGGACATGCAGGGGGCGGTGTCCGGCGGTGGGCTGGAGAAGCTCGATGAGCGCATCGAGGTAACGCACATGGTCGTCGATCTCGTGCTCGCGGTCCTCGCGGGTCATCCATGTGGCGCCCACCCGCTGATGCGCGTCATCGAGGTAGAACCGGCTGAGCCCTTCCGGGGCCACCACGGCATCGGCCCCCGCCACAGGAGCGAAGGCGTTCAGGAAATAGCGAGCAAGCTGGCCATACCCGTGCACCACCACCCAGAGCCGGCGCGCGGTGGGCGGATCGCCGAGCTGATGGAAGCGGGCCGTGCGGCCCACGCGGATGAAGCGCTCCTCCACGGCTAGAAGCTGAGCAGGGCCTCCAGCGCCCCGGCCACCTTGTCCGCACTGGGGATCATGGCCGCCTCCAAGGTGCTGTTGAGCGGGATGGCGGGCATGTCCACGGCACCCAAGGTGCGCACCGGAGCGTCGAGGTGTTCGAAGCAGCGGTCGCTGATGCGTGCGGCGAGGGCCTGGGCGAAGCTGTTGGTGAGCTGTTCCTCGGTGACGACCAGGCAGCGGCCGTGCGCGCGCACCTGCTCCATCACGGTGTCCTCGTCCAGCGGCACCAGGGTGCGGGAGATCGATGAGGGTGATGCGGCCGGGGAAGGCCTTGGCAGCGGCCTGGGCCCAGTACACGCCCATGCCGTAGGTGACCACCACTGCGGCCTGGCCGCGGGCCGCGGCGTCCGCATCGGCCTGCAGCACCATCCTTGCCTTGCCGAACGGGATGATGTAATCCGGCGAAGGCTCCACGCTCTTGGCGTCCTCGGTGCCCTTGATCTTGCTCCAGTAGAGGCCCTTGTGCTCGAGCATCACCACGGGATTGGGGTCGTGGTAGGCGGCCTTCATCAGGCCCTTGAGGTCGGCGCCGGTGCTGGGGTAGGCGATCTTGATGCCCTTGATGGTGCAGAGCACGCTCTCCACACTGCTGCTGTGGTAGGGTCCGCCGCTGCCATACGCCCCGATGGGCACGCGGATGATGCAGGAGACCGGCCACTTGCCCACGGTGAGGTAGGCGCTGCGGGCCACTTCGGTGAAGAGCTGGTTGAGGCCCGGCCAGATGTAGTCGGCGAACTGCACCTCCACGATCGGCTTGAGGCCCGCGGCGCTCATGCCCACGGTGCTGCCGATGATGAAGGCCTCCTGGATGGGCGTGTTGAACACGCGGTGGTCGCCGAAGTCGCGGGCCAGTGTGGCCGCCTCGCGGAACACGCCGCCGAGCCGGGCACCCACATCCTGGCCATAGAGCAGGCAGCGCGGATCCTCCTGCATCAGCTCCCGGATGGCGAAGAGCGCACAGTCCACCATCACGGTGGGCTGGCGGTCCTTCGGCGCCCGTTCGCCGCGCTCCTCTGTTACCGGTGTTGGCGCGAAGGCATGGGTCAGCAGGTCTTCGGGAGCGGGGTCGGCCGCGGCACAGGCGCGGTCGAAATCGGCCTTCACCCGGGCGATGGCCTTCTGCTCGATCTGCTTGAGCCCGTCGAGCTGCAGGCGCTGGTCGAGGCAGTGTTGCAACAGGCGGGGGTGCGGATCGCGCTTGCGGTGCTCGGCGAGGTTCTCCTCGCTCCGGTAGAACTCCATGCGCACGCCGCTCGTGTGGTGGTTCAGCAGCGGCACCTTGGCGTGCACCAGGAAGGGGCGACGCTCCTTGCGCACCGTGGCGATCACCTCGTTCAGGGTGGCGTAGCAGGTGGGGAAGTCGCTGCCGTCGATGCTTCGGACCTCGAGACCCTTGAAACCCTTGGCGTACTCGGGGGCATCGGCCACGCGGATCTCGTCGGCGCTGGCGCTGATGTCCCACTCATTGTCCTGCACCAGGTAGATGATGGGCAGTTTCTTCAACACGGCCATCTGAAAGGCCTCGGCCACCTCGCCTTCGGTGATCGAGGCGTCGCCCAGGGAGCAGACCACGATGGGCGTTTCCATGTCCGCCGAGCCATTGAGGTCATGGGTCACACCGGCGCGCTCCTTGTACCACAGGCCGAGGGCGATGCCGGTGGTGGGGATGGCCTGCATGCCCGTGGCGCTGCTCTGGTGCGGGATCCTTGGCATGCCTTCGCGCCGCAGGCTCGGATGCCCGTAATAGGTGCGGCCGCCGCTGAAGGGGTCATCGCGCTTGGCCAGCAGTTGAAGCATCAGTTCGTACGGTTCCATGCCGATGCCGAGCAGGATGCTGTCGTCGCGGTAGTACGGGGCCATGTAGTCCTGCGGACGCAGCTGCATGCCCATCGCGATCTGGATGGCCTCGTGCCCGCGGCTGGTCGCATGCACGTACTTGCTGGTCAGCTTGAAATGCTCCTCATAGAGCTCCGTCATCGCTTTCGCGGTGCAGAGGAGATCCCAGGCGCGCAGCAGGAGGTCCGTGCCGATGGCGGACGGTGCGGAGCGGGTGGTGGCGGTGGTCATCCGGATGGAGAGGGTCCGGCCAAGGTACGGCCCACCTGGTGGAGGTCGCCTGTGCGCCGTTCGCCGCCTGTGCGCACCGCCGGTGTGATCGGCGCCCCTGCACCGGGAGGCCGATCTACTTTTGGCCCTCATTCAACACCCCCATGGACCGCAGAGCCCACGAGATCGACCACCGCATCGTCGGTGACGACATGCAATGCGTGGAGATCATGCTTGACCCGCAGGAGACCGTGCTGGCCGAGGCCGGCGCGTTCATGATGATGGACGAGGGCATCGAGATGAAGACCATCTTCGGTGACGGCAATGGACAGGAGCAGAGCTTCATGAGCAAGCTGTGGGGCGCCGGCAAGCGGGT
Proteins encoded in this region:
- a CDS encoding M1 family metallopeptidase, with the translated sequence MSDRHHLVVPGLALLLSHCTPQAGQRGGGEEQGNDAQSRTTAMDSHSAARPQEAVITHLQLDIAVDMQAHRITGTASYALAPGHGARVVMDTDGLRIDSVTDGGGRSLPYELGEAGPFGAALEVELADQVDTIRIAYTTGPGARALQWLSPGQTKGGRHPYLFTQGQAILTRSWIPIQDSPGIRFTYEADVRVPRELMAVMSAANPQHRSADGTYHFRMDQPIPAYLMALAVGDIAFKPIGARTGIYAEPELVEKAAWEFADMEEMVEAAEALYGPYRWERYDVLVLPPSFPFGGMENPRLTFATPTILSGDRSLTALIAHELAHSWSGNLVTNATWNDFWLNEGFTVYFEKRICERLYGPEYAGMLALLGYQDLQHAVSRFTGEGAEQDTRLKLDLAGRDPDDGVSDIAYEKGYAFLRRLEEEVGRERFDAFLRAYFDRFAFKAITTEEFLAHLDEHLVRPLNVQVDINEWVYGTGMPKDLVVPVSDRFLKVEVEIERWRTGTLAKDLRTTGWSTFEWMHFVRHLPDSLSGDRMADLDAAFGFTRSGNAGVVAAWLEQCVRNDYPPAYERLDAFLTEVGRRKFVQPLFEALQTSEKGRGMARNIYQRARPNYHSVTVRTIDELLDWTPMSDPVTL
- a CDS encoding phospholipase codes for the protein MEERFIRVGRTARFHQLGDPPTARRLWVVVHGYGQLARYFLNAFAPVAGADAVVAPEGLSRFYLDDAHQRVGATWMTREDREHEIDDHVRYLDALIELLQPTAGHRPLHVLGYSQGVATVARWLARGRARPAQAVLWGGSLPPEMQPHDLAAAFHGCRVDLVHGEQDALVPRAQWEQNAERLALAGIAVERHLFPGGHALDPVVLRRCFG
- a CDS encoding GIY-YIG nuclease family protein, with the protein product MGATFYMLYSAQLDRFYIGHTTERMDERLRKHLSAHRGWTSRAKDWRVVHEETYADKATAYQREREVKGWKKRFRIEGLIGAAR
- a CDS encoding GIY-YIG nuclease family protein; the protein is MGATFYMLYSAQLDRFYIGHTTERMDERLRKHLSAHRGWTSRAKDWRVVHEETYADKATAYQREREVKGWKKRSRIEGLIGAAR